The following coding sequences lie in one Lolium perenne isolate Kyuss_39 chromosome 2, Kyuss_2.0, whole genome shotgun sequence genomic window:
- the LOC127333873 gene encoding uncharacterized protein, protein MTLALRAYNMSTLNARPQDTITHQLVPGPDKWVTDDLLGMSVTCAWFAPILLLHFYIITHLVLKRPVGIPTMEKAYAWVAPTVITLITFAYFLSYLSLSRYGVRPRELGVLGVVTTILLCGSVSIIFCRPMKEERVVVLQRARV, encoded by the exons ATGACACTGGCCCTCCGTGCCTACAATATGTCCACACTCAATGCCCGACCCCAAGATACTATCACCCATCAGCTTGTCCCTGGTCCAGATAAGTGGGTGACAGATGATCTTCTTGGCATGTCTGTGACATGTGCCTGGTTCGCACCTATTCTGCTACTGCACTTCTACATCATCACGCACCTGGTGTTGAAGAGGCCTGTGGGCATCCCCACAATGGAGAAGGCATACGCATGGGTTGCCCCAACCGTGATTACATTGATCACCTTTGCTTACTTCCTCTCCTATCTGAGCCTCTCAAG GTATGGTGTTCGTCCAAGAGAATTGGGCGTGCTGGGAGTTGTTACAACTATACTTCTGTGTGGCAGTGTTTCAATAATCTTTTGT CGTCCGATGAAGGAGGAGCGAGTTGTGGTTCTACAGAGGGCCCGTGTATGA